Proteins encoded by one window of Engraulis encrasicolus isolate BLACKSEA-1 chromosome 23, IST_EnEncr_1.0, whole genome shotgun sequence:
- the neurog1 gene encoding neurogenin-1: MESIYSDIDSSSCDYSYSHTDDEDSRSSIQAASPACSVGSPSGCQQKKRRRGRARNEATVHVVKKNRRVKANDRERNRMHNLNDALDTLRGVLPAFPDDTKLTKIETLRFAHNYIWALSETIRIADQRPNKSMDPSALLLSSLASCMADAPSPGSDACSWSSGASSSSSPSYCTSNPGSPASPDDCGYLQTDVAYSYHNFMPSIY; encoded by the exons ATGGAGAGCATCTACTCTGACATCGACAGCTCTAGCTGCGACTACTCCTACTCGCACACGGATGATGAGGACTCCCGCAGCAGCATCCAAGCCGCATCCCCCGCCTGCTCCGTGGGCTCGCCATCCGGCTGC cagcagaagaagagGCGAAGGGGGCGTGCGAGGAACGAAGCCACAGTGCATGTGGTCAAGAAGAACCGGCGCGTGAAGGCGAACGACCGCGAGAGGAACAGAATGCACAACCTGAACGACGCCCTGGACACTCTCCGCGGCGTGCTGCCCGCCTTCCCCGACGACACCAAGCTCACGAAGATCGAGACTCTGCGCTTTGCCCACAACTACATCTGGGCTCTGTCCGAGACCATAAGGATTGCAGACCAGCGACCCAACAAGTCCATGGATCCTTCCGCGCTCCTGCTGTCGTCTCTGGCTTCTTGCATGGCCGATGCGCCCAGCCCAGGGAGCGATGCTTGCTCCTGGTCGTCCGgtgcctcctcctcgtcctctccgtCTTATTGCACTTCCAACCCCGGCAGTCCGGCATCCCCGGATGATTGCGGATACTTGCAGACTGATGTGGCTTACAGCTACCACAACTTCATGCCCAGCATCTACTAA